A single genomic interval of Sceloporus undulatus isolate JIND9_A2432 ecotype Alabama chromosome 2, SceUnd_v1.1, whole genome shotgun sequence harbors:
- the SPRY4 gene encoding protein sprouty homolog 4, whose amino-acid sequence METRTPHSHTVVPSATIVQPLLDSRIPYGRLQHPLTILPIDQMKTSHIENDYIDNPTMVQMAAQKHPQGHHEATHPPRCEPDVTHPWISFSGRPSSISSSSSTSSDQRLLDHMVPAPVVDQSSSSSSSSPRPIRIQPKAINCKPLDLKGPPTPQELDKHFLLCEACGKCKCKDCALPRTLPSCWVCNQACLCSAQNLVNYSTCMCLVKGVFYHCTNEDDEGSCADHPCSCSHSNCCARWSFMGALSLVLPCLLCYLPATGCVKLSQRCYDQVSRPGCRCKNTNSVICKPSPDKKVGSRPEKPF is encoded by the coding sequence atggagACTCGGACGCCCCACAGCCACACCGTGGTTCCCAGTGCCACCATAGTGCAACCTCTCCTGGACAGCCGGATCCCCTATGGCAGGCTCCAGCATCCCCTGACCATCCTACCGATTGACCAAATGAAGACCTCACATATTGAGAATGACTACATTGACAATCCCACCATGGTCCAGATGGCTGCTCAAAAACACCCTCAGGGCCACCACgaagccacccacccaccccgatGTGAGCCGGACGTCACCCATCCATGGATCTCTTTCAGTGGTcggcccagctccatcagcagcagcagcagcacctctTCGGATCAAAGGCTTTTGGATCACATGGTGCCGGCTCCAGTGGTAgaccagtcctcctcttcctcctcttcttccccaagGCCTATTAGGATACAGCCCAAGGCCATTAACTGCAAGCCCCTGGATCTGAAAGGGCCACCCACCCCTCAGGAACTGGACAAGCATTTTCTGTTGTGTGAAGCCTGTGGGAAGTGCAAGTGCAAGGACTGTGCTCTACCCAGGACTTTGCCCTCCTGTTGGGTCTGCAACCAGGCCTGCCTGTGCTCGGCCCAGAACCTGGTCAATTACTCCACCTGCATGTGCCTGGTCAAAGGTGTCTTCTACCACTGCACCAATGAGGATGATGAGGGCTCCTGTGCGGACCACCCTTGCTCTTGCTCCCATTCGAACTGCTGTGCCCGCTGGTCTTTCATGGGTGCCCTCTCCCTGGTCCTTCCATGTTTGCTCTGCTACCTGCCGGCCACTGGCTGCGTGAAGCTGTCGCAGCGCTGCTATGACCAAGTGAGTCGGCCCGGGTGCCGGTGTAAAAACACAAACAGCGTGATTTGTAAACCATCCCCTGACAAGAAAGTTGGCAGCAGACCAGAGAAGCCATTTTGA